From the Salinimicrobium tongyeongense genome, one window contains:
- a CDS encoding HD family phosphohydrolase, whose translation MKSFINSLYKNQDLFYKVFLFLLTTFIIVYMFPKGGKFKYEIPKGKPWQYENLYAPFDFAILKTPEELAAEKEEINKTHIPYYDYNAEVVSQVEASLEEQFVRIFPDTLTRRENMRLQDFIQNTFEEIYDAGVLQEIVPLSPDQLIYLREGNEVTEVTYKSIIKQNQLRDFLNRKIDQAQLQNYREELIGLFFDSVRPNVTYNEALTQSDLESRYNQISYTRGNVERGTIIVAKGEVVEGDKLQVLNSLKAEYESQVWSEANYNWVIVGYTLLVFLALLMLMLFIRKYRYDIFQNNIKVTFIFFNVTLMVLLTVLVIRFNVAYVYVVPLCVLPLTIKGFFDSRLGLFTHVITVLLLGFIVPDSYEYMFLQIIAGIVTILTVSELYKRANLFITVGQITLVYIVSYFAFTIIQEGAIYEVEPETFLMFLLGGLATLFVQPLIYAYEKIFGLISDMSLLELSDTNSKLLKELSDKAPGTFHHSLNVANLAEAAANEINANAMLARVGALYHDIGKMRNPTYFTENQTTSVNSHDELSPKESAEIIIEHVINGIEIAKKRNLPDRVIDFIRTHHGTTTVYYFLKKAMENDQQVNEDDYRYPGPMPFSKETAILMMCDSVEAASRSIKEPTAKMIDEFVERIINKQMEDGQFLNSNITFMEIQQVKKVLKRKLKNIYHLRIEYPE comes from the coding sequence ATGAAATCATTTATAAACAGTCTTTATAAAAATCAGGACCTTTTTTACAAAGTTTTTCTATTTCTCCTTACCACCTTTATCATTGTGTATATGTTTCCGAAGGGTGGTAAGTTTAAATACGAAATCCCCAAAGGGAAACCATGGCAGTATGAGAACCTGTACGCGCCTTTCGATTTTGCCATTTTAAAGACCCCGGAAGAACTCGCTGCCGAAAAGGAGGAGATCAACAAGACCCATATCCCATATTATGATTATAATGCTGAAGTAGTCTCGCAGGTAGAAGCAAGCCTGGAAGAGCAGTTTGTGCGCATCTTCCCCGACACGCTTACCCGAAGGGAAAACATGCGGCTTCAGGATTTTATACAGAATACTTTTGAAGAGATCTACGATGCCGGGGTGTTGCAGGAGATCGTGCCTCTTAGCCCAGATCAGTTAATTTACCTGCGCGAAGGCAACGAAGTTACCGAGGTGACCTATAAAAGCATAATAAAGCAGAACCAGCTAAGGGATTTTCTCAACCGGAAAATTGACCAGGCACAGCTTCAAAATTACCGGGAGGAGTTGATAGGTCTTTTCTTTGATAGCGTGAGACCCAATGTCACTTATAACGAAGCACTTACCCAGAGCGATCTCGAAAGCAGGTACAACCAGATTTCCTATACCCGCGGAAATGTTGAACGGGGTACCATAATTGTTGCCAAAGGAGAAGTCGTGGAAGGGGATAAGCTGCAGGTGCTCAATTCCCTTAAAGCTGAATATGAATCACAGGTGTGGAGCGAAGCCAACTACAACTGGGTAATTGTAGGCTATACTTTGCTCGTTTTTCTGGCCTTGCTTATGCTGATGTTATTTATTCGGAAATACCGCTATGATATCTTTCAAAATAACATAAAAGTCACCTTCATTTTCTTCAATGTGACGCTCATGGTGCTGCTCACCGTGCTGGTAATACGTTTTAATGTGGCTTACGTATACGTGGTGCCTTTATGTGTGCTGCCTCTTACCATTAAAGGGTTTTTTGATTCCCGGCTGGGGCTTTTCACTCACGTGATCACCGTTCTGCTACTCGGCTTTATTGTGCCCGACAGCTATGAATATATGTTCCTTCAAATTATCGCAGGGATAGTAACCATTCTCACGGTTTCAGAACTTTACAAAAGAGCTAACCTCTTTATTACCGTAGGGCAAATTACCCTGGTGTATATTGTTTCTTACTTTGCCTTTACCATAATTCAGGAAGGTGCTATTTACGAGGTAGAACCCGAAACTTTTCTCATGTTCCTGCTTGGTGGTTTGGCAACCCTTTTTGTGCAGCCGTTGATCTATGCCTATGAAAAGATTTTCGGGTTGATCTCAGATATGTCACTGCTCGAATTGTCAGATACCAATTCCAAACTGCTGAAAGAACTTTCAGATAAAGCGCCGGGAACCTTTCACCACTCCCTCAACGTGGCCAATCTCGCCGAGGCCGCGGCAAATGAAATTAATGCCAATGCCATGCTGGCAAGGGTAGGTGCCCTGTATCACGACATTGGAAAGATGCGTAACCCTACCTACTTTACCGAAAACCAGACTACCTCTGTAAATTCCCACGACGAACTTTCTCCAAAAGAAAGTGCCGAAATTATTATCGAACATGTCATCAACGGGATAGAAATCGCCAAGAAAAGAAATCTGCCCGACAGGGTGATAGATTTTATTCGTACCCATCATGGTACCACCACGGTCTATTACTTTTTGAAGAAAGCCATGGAGAATGACCAGCAGGTCAATGAAGACGATTACCGGTACCCCGGGCCTATGCCTTTTAGCAAAGAAACCGCGATTCTCATGATGTGCGACAGTGTTGAGGC